One Pseudonocardia abyssalis DNA segment encodes these proteins:
- a CDS encoding L-lactate permease — MWAVAASSEPVVLLAQISSAQYQQDPEAVGGLGLSALVSVLPLAVVLVLLGALRVRAHWAALAGLTTALVVAIAGFGMPFGMSLSAAAHGAVFGLFPILWIVINALWVFNMTVATGHFDVLRRSFGTLSIDTRTQAILVAFCFGGLLEALAGFGAPVAITSVMLVALGFAPIKAAVVALVANTAPVAFGAMGVPVITLAQVTGLPLDVVSSTVGRQTPLLALFVPLVLVFIVDGRRGLREAWVPALGCGIVFALGQFLTSNFFSVELTDIVASLAGAVTVFALARLQPNAVWAARKPALSTTGGPSSGGTPDGSDPDETPDSPAEIRKAYAPYAIIIVVFALAQLPGIKELLASVKIAFAWPGLDVLTPAGVRDKVNDFSFSVLSTAGTLMVLAAVIVAVVLGVGVRRTITTWTKTVGELTWAILTVASVLALAYVMNASGQTTSIGLFVAGAGAALAFLSPVLGWFAVAVTGSDTSANALFGSLQVTAAQGAGLPPELLASANSSGGVLGKMLSPQNLTIAAAAVKLDGQEGTLLRKVIGWSLGMLLILSTIIALQATPVLSWMLP, encoded by the coding sequence ATGTGGGCCGTGGCAGCGTCGTCCGAGCCGGTGGTACTCCTCGCGCAGATCTCCTCGGCGCAGTACCAGCAGGACCCCGAGGCGGTGGGCGGGCTCGGGCTGTCCGCGCTCGTCTCGGTCCTCCCGCTCGCGGTCGTGCTCGTCCTGCTGGGCGCGCTGCGGGTGCGGGCGCACTGGGCGGCGCTGGCCGGGCTGACCACCGCGCTGGTCGTCGCGATCGCCGGGTTCGGGATGCCGTTCGGGATGTCGCTGTCGGCCGCGGCCCACGGCGCCGTGTTCGGTCTGTTCCCGATCCTGTGGATCGTGATCAACGCCCTGTGGGTGTTCAACATGACCGTCGCGACCGGCCACTTCGACGTCCTGCGCCGCAGCTTCGGCACGCTCTCGATCGACACCCGGACCCAGGCGATCCTCGTCGCGTTCTGCTTCGGCGGGCTGCTGGAGGCCCTCGCCGGGTTCGGGGCGCCGGTCGCGATCACCTCGGTGATGCTGGTGGCGCTGGGCTTCGCCCCCATCAAGGCCGCCGTCGTGGCGCTGGTGGCCAACACCGCGCCCGTCGCGTTCGGCGCGATGGGCGTCCCGGTCATCACGCTCGCGCAGGTCACCGGCCTGCCGCTGGACGTCGTCTCGTCCACCGTGGGCCGCCAGACCCCGTTGCTCGCGCTCTTCGTCCCCCTGGTCCTGGTGTTCATCGTCGACGGGCGGCGCGGGCTCCGCGAGGCATGGGTGCCCGCGCTGGGCTGCGGCATCGTGTTCGCGCTCGGCCAGTTCCTGACGTCGAACTTCTTCTCCGTCGAGCTCACCGACATCGTCGCGTCGCTGGCCGGGGCCGTCACCGTCTTCGCGCTCGCCCGCCTGCAGCCGAACGCGGTGTGGGCGGCGCGGAAGCCGGCCCTCAGCACCACCGGCGGCCCGTCGTCCGGCGGAACCCCGGACGGCTCGGACCCCGACGAGACGCCCGACTCCCCTGCCGAGATCCGCAAGGCCTACGCCCCCTACGCGATCATCATCGTGGTCTTCGCCCTGGCGCAACTGCCCGGGATCAAGGAGCTGCTGGCCTCGGTGAAGATCGCGTTCGCCTGGCCCGGACTCGACGTCCTGACCCCCGCCGGGGTCCGCGACAAGGTCAACGACTTCTCCTTCTCCGTGCTGTCCACCGCGGGCACGCTGATGGTGCTCGCTGCGGTGATCGTCGCCGTCGTCCTCGGGGTGGGCGTGCGGCGCACGATCACGACCTGGACGAAGACCGTCGGCGAGCTCACATGGGCCATCCTCACCGTCGCCTCGGTACTCGCGCTCGCCTACGTCATGAACGCCTCGGGCCAGACCACCTCGATCGGCCTGTTCGTCGCCGGTGCCGGTGCCGCCCTCGCGTTCCTGTCCCCCGTGCTCGGCTGGTTCGCCGTCGCCGTCACCGGGTCCGACACCTCCGCCAACGCCCTCTTCGGCTCACTGCAGGTGACCGCGGCCCAGGGCGCCGGCCTCCCGCCGGAGCTCCTGGCCAGCGCCAACTCCTCCGGTGGCGTCCTGGGCAAGATGCTCAGCCCCCAGAACCTCACCATCGCCGCAGCCGCGGTGAAGCTCGACGGCCAGGAGGGCACGCTGCTCCGCAAGGTCATCGGCTGGAGTCTGGGGATGCTCCTGATCCTGTCGACGATCATCGCCCTGCAGGCGACGCCGGTGCTGAGCTGGATGCTGCCGTGA
- a CDS encoding thiamine pyrophosphate-binding protein, which translates to MSVARDVEHGGARRSGGAAVAETLDANGVDTVFGTPGHPLVRHLAAAGLSVVTLPDDDVAERAAAAYARVSGRPGVVAAADGPAGTGSQALLFITAHGGGTVRTADAAVETVAGALAAMLRGRPRAVQVDVPRDVLDQEWSGSPRAAALPSPLVPHPDGIRRAADLLEAAERPLVIAGGGAVDASDEITALIQALGAPVATTAGGKGVVDDGHPLSAGASGRLPAVAAAAAESDVVLVVGSGFACPDGVAAIRIDVDVDRMPRNGSGVGLLGDATATVAALRGALPPWRTAIGVVRAAALRAACREQARADGRAFELVNDVLRDALPPHGVLVGGSTPVTRLGSVHFFPIPAPRLFCPGGVPAAIGACVARPARPVAVLLGTGAFAEAAEELAAAVELGLPIPVVVMRDGSGDGPTGGRSPLDVGALEVRANEPDDLVDLVADAFEADRPTVIRLG; encoded by the coding sequence ATGAGCGTGGCACGTGACGTGGAACACGGTGGAGCCCGGCGCAGCGGTGGTGCGGCCGTGGCCGAGACCCTCGACGCGAACGGCGTCGACACCGTCTTCGGCACCCCCGGCCATCCGCTCGTCCGACATCTCGCCGCGGCCGGACTGTCCGTGGTCACCCTGCCCGACGACGACGTGGCCGAGCGGGCCGCCGCCGCGTACGCCCGGGTCAGCGGCCGGCCCGGCGTGGTCGCCGCGGCCGACGGCCCGGCGGGCACCGGATCGCAGGCGCTGCTGTTCATCACCGCGCACGGCGGCGGCACCGTCCGCACCGCCGACGCCGCCGTCGAGACCGTCGCGGGGGCGCTCGCCGCGATGCTCCGCGGCCGGCCGCGGGCCGTGCAGGTCGACGTGCCCCGGGACGTGCTCGACCAGGAGTGGAGTGGCAGCCCCCGCGCCGCCGCCCTGCCGTCGCCGCTCGTTCCCCACCCCGACGGGATCCGGCGGGCCGCGGACCTGCTGGAGGCCGCGGAGCGCCCGCTCGTGATCGCCGGCGGTGGGGCCGTCGACGCGTCCGACGAGATCACCGCCCTGATCCAGGCGCTCGGCGCCCCCGTGGCCACCACAGCGGGCGGCAAGGGCGTGGTCGACGACGGGCACCCGCTCTCCGCAGGCGCGTCCGGTCGCCTGCCCGCGGTGGCGGCGGCCGCTGCCGAGAGCGACGTCGTCCTCGTCGTCGGCAGCGGGTTCGCCTGCCCCGACGGCGTGGCCGCGATCCGCATCGACGTCGACGTCGACCGGATGCCCCGCAACGGCTCCGGCGTCGGACTGCTCGGCGACGCCACCGCCACCGTCGCGGCCCTGCGCGGCGCGCTGCCGCCGTGGCGGACGGCGATCGGCGTGGTCCGGGCCGCGGCGCTGCGGGCGGCCTGCCGCGAGCAGGCCCGTGCCGACGGGCGCGCCTTCGAACTGGTCAACGATGTGCTGCGCGACGCCCTGCCGCCCCACGGGGTACTGGTCGGCGGGAGCACCCCGGTCACCCGGCTCGGCTCGGTGCACTTCTTCCCGATCCCCGCACCCCGGCTGTTCTGCCCCGGCGGGGTGCCCGCGGCGATCGGCGCCTGCGTCGCCCGGCCGGCCCGCCCGGTGGCCGTGCTGCTCGGCACCGGCGCGTTCGCGGAGGCGGCCGAGGAGCTCGCCGCAGCGGTGGAGCTGGGCCTCCCCATCCCCGTCGTGGTGATGCGTGACGGCAGCGGCGACGGGCCGACCGGTGGCCGGTCCCCGCTGGACGTGGGCGCACTCGAGGTCCGCGCGAACGAGCCCGACGACCTCGTCGATCTGGTCGCCGACGCGTTCGAGGCCGACCGCCCCACGGTCATCCGCCTGGGATGA
- a CDS encoding DUF3105 domain-containing protein: MLRTTHAPLLALSALLLAGCGVLPGQAAAPVDLATFAPTAENKDPSVQIEGVEGKVFSGAQHVGPDTRVAYSFTPPIGGTHDQAWAACNGVVYPEPLRSENLVHSLEHGAVWIAYDPDEVDGAALDALTARVDGQPYMVLSPYPDLGSPISLQSWGHQLALDDADDPRIDQFIAALRQNRYTHPEPGASCDELGRGYFDGTSPPPFAPAPDASDVDGQAVVAES; encoded by the coding sequence GTGCTCCGCACCACTCACGCTCCGCTGCTGGCCCTGTCCGCCCTGCTGCTCGCGGGCTGCGGGGTGCTCCCGGGCCAGGCGGCCGCGCCCGTCGACCTGGCGACGTTCGCGCCCACCGCCGAGAACAAGGACCCGTCGGTGCAGATCGAGGGCGTCGAGGGGAAGGTGTTCTCCGGCGCGCAGCACGTGGGTCCCGACACTCGCGTCGCCTACTCGTTCACCCCGCCGATCGGCGGCACGCACGACCAGGCGTGGGCCGCGTGCAACGGCGTCGTCTACCCGGAGCCGCTGCGCAGCGAGAACCTCGTGCACTCGCTCGAGCACGGGGCCGTCTGGATCGCCTACGACCCGGACGAGGTCGACGGCGCCGCCCTCGACGCACTCACCGCCCGCGTCGACGGGCAGCCGTACATGGTGCTCTCGCCGTACCCGGACCTCGGCTCACCGATCTCCCTGCAGTCCTGGGGCCACCAGCTCGCCCTCGACGACGCCGACGACCCGCGGATCGACCAGTTCATCGCCGCGCTGCGCCAGAACCGCTACACGCACCCCGAGCCCGGGGCGTCGTGCGACGAGCTCGGCCGGGGCTACTTCGACGGCACCTCCCCGCCCCCGTTCGCCCCTGCCCCCGACGCCTCCGACGTCGACGGCCAGGCGGTCGTCGCGGAGTCCTGA
- a CDS encoding (Fe-S)-binding protein, which translates to MSTPAGSADTNIPQTGPSAFDAHRPPERELLDDCVHCGFCLPTCPTYQLWGEEMDSPRGRIYLMDLASKGEIELEGPFQEHMDACLGCMACVTACPSGVQYDKLLESVRPQIERNVQRDRGDQLFREAIFALFPYTRRLRAAALPGALYQKLRTIPAVRKLAERLPGRLAAMESLLPPVSVREAFARLPVFTPAVGARRGRVALLSGCVQDVFFHRVNEATVRVLAAEGYDVLVPRDQGCCGALELHAGREETALGRARRTIARFETLDVDTVVTNVAGCGSSMKEYGHLMSDDAEWSQRAQAFSARVRDVHEVLAELEPVAARHPFRGRVAYHDACHLGHAQKVRAQPRAVLRTIPQVELVDLPEAELCCGSAGIYNMVAPEAAGELGARKAENVRSVRPDVIVTANPGCLLQIGKHMASDGVPILHPVQLLDASIRGVPVPRT; encoded by the coding sequence GTGAGTACTCCCGCCGGCTCCGCCGACACGAACATCCCGCAGACCGGGCCCTCGGCCTTCGACGCGCACCGCCCGCCGGAGCGCGAGCTGCTCGACGACTGCGTGCACTGCGGCTTCTGCCTCCCGACCTGCCCCACCTATCAGTTGTGGGGCGAGGAGATGGACTCCCCGCGCGGGCGCATCTACCTCATGGACCTCGCCAGCAAGGGCGAGATCGAGCTGGAGGGCCCGTTCCAGGAGCACATGGACGCGTGCCTGGGCTGCATGGCGTGCGTGACGGCGTGCCCGTCGGGCGTGCAGTACGACAAGCTGCTGGAGTCGGTGCGTCCGCAGATCGAGCGCAACGTGCAGCGCGACCGCGGCGACCAGCTCTTCCGCGAGGCGATCTTCGCGCTGTTCCCGTACACGCGGCGGCTGCGCGCGGCCGCGCTGCCCGGGGCGCTCTACCAGAAGCTGCGCACGATCCCGGCGGTGCGGAAGCTCGCCGAGCGGCTGCCGGGGCGGCTCGCCGCGATGGAGTCGCTGCTGCCGCCGGTGTCGGTGCGCGAGGCGTTCGCGCGGCTGCCCGTGTTCACCCCGGCCGTCGGGGCGCGGCGCGGGCGGGTCGCCCTGCTGTCGGGCTGCGTGCAGGACGTGTTCTTCCACCGCGTCAACGAGGCCACCGTCCGTGTGCTCGCCGCGGAGGGCTACGACGTGCTGGTACCCCGCGACCAGGGGTGTTGCGGCGCGCTGGAGCTGCACGCCGGGCGCGAGGAGACTGCCCTCGGGCGGGCGCGGCGCACGATCGCGCGGTTCGAGACCCTCGACGTCGACACGGTCGTCACCAACGTCGCCGGCTGCGGGTCGTCGATGAAGGAGTACGGGCACCTGATGTCCGACGACGCCGAGTGGTCGCAGCGCGCGCAGGCGTTCAGCGCGCGCGTCCGCGACGTGCACGAGGTGCTCGCCGAGCTGGAGCCCGTCGCGGCGCGGCACCCGTTCCGCGGCCGGGTGGCCTACCACGACGCCTGCCACCTCGGGCACGCGCAGAAGGTGCGGGCGCAGCCGCGCGCGGTGCTGCGGACGATCCCGCAGGTCGAGCTCGTCGACCTGCCCGAGGCCGAGCTGTGCTGCGGATCCGCGGGGATCTACAACATGGTCGCGCCGGAGGCGGCGGGCGAGCTGGGGGCGCGCAAGGCCGAGAACGTGCGGTCGGTGCGGCCGGACGTCATCGTCACCGCCAACCCGGGCTGCCTGCTGCAGATCGGCAAGCACATGGCCTCCGACGGCGTCCCGATCCTGCACCCGGTGCAACTGCTGGACGCGAGCATCCGCGGGGTGCCGGTCCCCCGCACCTGA
- a CDS encoding FAD-binding oxidoreductase: MKTTTTLRPADLAEVRDAVRDTPGRLAVAGAGTAAGWAGDLDTVDAVLDLSALSGVITHNPGDMTVSAHAGTPLRALTDELAEHGQHVSLDAARIADGATLGGLVATGDSGPSSLVYGTMRDLVIGVTVVLADGTVARSGGHVIKNVAGYDLAKLLHGSHGTLGVLTEIVLRLHPVPQRAATLVVDAPLARAAELAARVLEGPYEPVALEWISHGSGQLLVRIEGTDEALPARVQRLQEVLDGGDEAADDPWLRHAELTRGSPEAAVLRIGARPSVLPALVADVAADAATVGLGTGVATVSLPPHAVAEAHGRVHAAGGTSQLRYRPPGADAPAWGPPPSALAVLRAVKTELDPDGRFGPGRFSPWM; encoded by the coding sequence GTGAAGACCACCACCACACTGCGGCCCGCCGACCTCGCCGAGGTCCGCGACGCCGTGCGCGACACCCCGGGCCGCCTGGCGGTCGCCGGAGCCGGGACGGCGGCAGGCTGGGCGGGCGACCTCGACACCGTCGACGCCGTGCTGGACCTCTCCGCGCTGTCCGGCGTGATCACCCACAACCCCGGCGACATGACGGTGTCGGCGCACGCCGGCACGCCGCTGCGCGCGCTGACCGACGAGCTGGCCGAGCACGGGCAGCACGTGTCGCTCGACGCCGCCCGGATCGCCGACGGCGCGACCCTCGGCGGGCTCGTCGCGACCGGGGATTCCGGCCCGTCGTCGCTGGTGTACGGCACGATGCGCGACCTCGTCATCGGGGTCACGGTCGTGCTCGCCGACGGCACGGTCGCCCGCAGCGGCGGGCACGTGATCAAGAACGTGGCCGGGTACGACCTGGCGAAGCTGCTGCACGGGTCCCACGGCACGCTCGGGGTGCTCACCGAGATCGTGCTGCGGCTGCACCCGGTGCCGCAGCGCGCGGCGACGCTCGTCGTCGACGCCCCGCTGGCGCGCGCGGCCGAGCTCGCCGCGCGCGTGCTGGAGGGGCCCTACGAACCGGTCGCCCTGGAGTGGATCAGCCACGGCAGCGGGCAGTTGCTCGTCCGGATCGAGGGCACCGACGAGGCACTCCCGGCCCGGGTGCAGCGGCTGCAGGAGGTGCTGGACGGGGGCGACGAGGCCGCGGACGATCCGTGGCTGCGCCACGCCGAGCTGACCCGCGGGTCCCCCGAGGCCGCCGTGCTGCGGATCGGCGCCCGGCCGTCGGTGCTCCCCGCGCTGGTCGCCGACGTGGCCGCGGACGCCGCCACCGTCGGGCTGGGCACCGGGGTCGCCACCGTGTCGCTGCCGCCGCACGCCGTCGCCGAGGCGCACGGCCGGGTGCACGCCGCGGGCGGCACGTCGCAGCTGCGCTACCGCCCGCCGGGGGCCGACGCCCCCGCGTGGGGCCCGCCACCGTCGGCGCTCGCGGTGCTGCGCGCCGTCAAGACCGAGCTCGACCCGGACGGCCGCTTCGGCCCGGGCCGCTTCTCCCCCTGGATGTGA
- a CDS encoding FAD-linked oxidase C-terminal domain-containing protein: MALDDRVRTAFTRVLDPKDVLSDPVKCRAYECDGLTGYRVRPDLVLLPRDAEQVAAAVRVCHEFGVPFVARGAGTGLSGGALPVADGVVISLARLKKVLAVDPVNRRAVVQPGVTNLEITAAAAPHGLYYAPDPSSQQVCTIGGNVAENSGGAHCLKYGFTTNHVLSCEVVLPDGSVVTLGTDTAEQAGPDLRGVFLGSEGTLGITTSVTVRLLRTPESVRTLLADFPSVASAGDVVSDIVSAGIVPAAVEMMDTLAIEAAEEAVHAGYTVGVPAALVVELDGPVEECDAQFELVKAICEKHGCTRLHIAGSPEERAKIWKGRKAAFAAVGRISPDYFVQDGVVPRTRLAEVLDRIAGMGTDAGLRVANVFHAGDGNLHPLVLYSAAAGETERAERLSGEIAELCVEMGGSLSGEHGIGTDKACSMPKMFGEEDLATMHRVRHAFDPDGICNPGKVLPTPRLCGERPGKYKPHPLEETGAIERL; encoded by the coding sequence ATGGCGCTGGACGACCGCGTCCGCACCGCGTTCACGCGGGTGCTGGACCCGAAGGACGTGCTGTCCGACCCGGTCAAGTGCCGCGCGTACGAGTGCGACGGGCTGACCGGCTACCGGGTGCGCCCCGACCTCGTACTCCTCCCCCGCGACGCCGAGCAGGTGGCGGCGGCGGTGCGGGTCTGCCACGAGTTCGGGGTGCCGTTCGTCGCCCGCGGCGCCGGCACGGGACTCTCCGGCGGAGCCCTGCCCGTCGCGGACGGGGTGGTGATCAGCCTGGCGCGCCTGAAGAAGGTGCTGGCGGTCGACCCGGTCAACCGCCGCGCGGTCGTGCAGCCCGGCGTCACGAACCTGGAGATCACCGCGGCCGCCGCGCCGCACGGGCTCTACTACGCGCCCGACCCGTCGAGCCAGCAGGTCTGCACCATCGGCGGCAACGTCGCGGAGAACTCCGGCGGCGCCCACTGCCTCAAGTACGGCTTCACCACCAACCACGTCCTGTCGTGCGAGGTGGTCCTGCCCGACGGCTCCGTCGTCACGCTCGGCACCGACACCGCGGAGCAGGCGGGGCCCGACCTGCGCGGGGTGTTCCTCGGTTCCGAGGGCACGCTCGGCATCACCACGTCGGTCACGGTGCGGCTGCTGCGCACGCCCGAGTCCGTCCGCACGCTGCTCGCCGACTTCCCGTCGGTCGCGTCGGCGGGTGACGTCGTGTCCGACATCGTCTCGGCCGGGATCGTGCCCGCGGCCGTCGAGATGATGGACACCCTGGCGATCGAGGCGGCCGAGGAGGCCGTCCACGCGGGCTACACCGTCGGGGTGCCCGCCGCGCTCGTCGTGGAGCTGGACGGGCCCGTCGAGGAGTGCGACGCGCAGTTCGAGCTGGTCAAGGCGATCTGCGAGAAGCACGGCTGCACGCGGCTGCACATCGCCGGGTCGCCGGAGGAGCGCGCGAAGATCTGGAAGGGCCGCAAGGCCGCGTTCGCCGCGGTCGGCCGCATCTCCCCCGACTACTTCGTGCAGGACGGCGTCGTGCCCCGCACCCGGCTCGCCGAGGTCCTCGACCGGATCGCCGGCATGGGCACCGACGCGGGGCTGCGCGTCGCCAACGTCTTCCACGCCGGCGACGGCAACCTGCACCCGCTGGTCCTCTACAGCGCGGCCGCCGGGGAGACCGAGCGCGCCGAGCGCCTCTCCGGCGAGATCGCGGAGCTGTGCGTCGAGATGGGCGGGTCGCTCTCGGGCGAGCACGGGATCGGCACCGACAAGGCGTGCTCGATGCCGAAGATGTTCGGCGAGGAGGACCTCGCCACGATGCACCGCGTCCGCCACGCCTTCGACCCCGACGGGATCTGCAACCCGGGCAAGGTCCTTCCCACACCACGGTTGTGCGGCGAACGACCGGGTAAGTACAAGCCGCACCCGCTGGAAGAGACCGGAGCGATCGAGCGCCTGTGA
- a CDS encoding malate synthase G gives MSLRIDPTLRTFVAEELLPGLDIEPDRFWSVLADLQERFAPRIATLIARRDELQAQVDDWHREHGAGDAAAYAEFLTGIGYLLPEGAPRVRVSGVDAEIAEVPGPQLVVPSTVPRYALNAANARWGSLFDAFYGTDALPLDRELGKGYDEQRGAQVIAAADELLDELFPLASGSHADATEYVVADGTLTPALADPAQFAGSADGVVLLRRNGLHAELRIDPEHQVGRRHHANVADVVLESAVTTIVDLEDSVATVDGEDKTEAYRTWLGLMTGELVTSFEKGGKTVERRVNGDRTYTAPDGSVLTLPGRSLMLVRNCGHHMTTNAVHAGDQEIAEGVLDALVSVTAALHDLRGLGRYSNSRAGSVYIVKPKQHGPEEVALTVELFAAVEEALGLEPRTVKIGIMDEEKRTSLNLAACIEAAQDRVIFVNTGFLDRTGDEIHTDFEAGPVVRKDDMKSTAWLTGYEDRNVDVALAAGFSRQAQVGKGMWAKPAAMAAMLEQKGAQPQAGANCAWVPSPTAATLHALHYLRTDVHARQEELAGRTTDRALLLEVPVLDGTLSEDEKRHELETNAQSILGYVVRWVGLGIGCSTVPDLEGVGLMEDRATLRISSQLIANWLHHDLVTAEQVRETFARMAELVDEQNDGEPGYAPMAKDLDGSPSFQAALDLVFSGRAEPNGYTERALTTWRQKAKAGG, from the coding sequence ATGAGCCTGCGGATCGACCCGACCCTGCGCACGTTCGTCGCCGAGGAGCTCCTGCCCGGACTCGACATCGAGCCGGACCGCTTCTGGAGCGTCCTCGCCGACCTCCAGGAGCGCTTCGCCCCCCGGATCGCGACGCTGATCGCGCGGCGCGACGAGCTCCAGGCGCAGGTCGACGACTGGCACCGCGAGCACGGCGCGGGCGACGCCGCCGCGTACGCGGAGTTTCTCACCGGGATCGGCTACCTGCTGCCCGAGGGCGCGCCGCGCGTGCGGGTCTCCGGCGTCGACGCCGAGATCGCCGAGGTGCCCGGCCCGCAGCTCGTCGTGCCGTCCACGGTGCCGCGCTACGCCCTCAACGCCGCCAACGCGCGCTGGGGCTCGCTGTTCGACGCCTTCTACGGCACCGACGCCCTGCCACTCGACCGCGAGCTGGGGAAGGGATACGACGAGCAGCGCGGCGCCCAGGTGATCGCGGCCGCCGACGAGCTGCTCGACGAGCTGTTCCCGCTCGCGTCCGGCAGCCACGCCGACGCCACGGAGTACGTGGTGGCCGACGGCACGCTGACGCCCGCGCTCGCCGACCCCGCGCAGTTCGCCGGGTCCGCCGACGGCGTGGTCCTGCTGCGCCGCAACGGGTTGCACGCCGAGCTGCGGATCGACCCCGAGCACCAGGTCGGCCGCCGGCACCACGCGAACGTCGCCGACGTCGTGCTGGAGTCGGCGGTCACCACGATCGTCGACCTGGAGGACTCCGTCGCCACCGTCGACGGCGAGGACAAGACCGAGGCCTACCGCACCTGGCTCGGGCTGATGACCGGCGAGCTGGTCACCTCGTTCGAGAAGGGCGGGAAGACCGTCGAGCGCCGCGTCAACGGCGACCGCACCTACACCGCCCCCGACGGCTCCGTGCTCACGCTGCCCGGCCGCTCGCTCATGCTGGTGCGCAACTGCGGGCACCACATGACGACGAACGCGGTGCACGCGGGCGATCAGGAGATCGCCGAGGGCGTGCTCGACGCGCTCGTCTCCGTCACCGCAGCCCTGCACGACCTGCGCGGGCTCGGCCGGTACTCGAACTCCCGCGCGGGCAGCGTCTACATCGTCAAGCCCAAGCAGCACGGGCCCGAGGAGGTCGCGCTCACCGTCGAGCTGTTCGCGGCCGTCGAGGAGGCGCTGGGCCTGGAGCCGCGCACCGTCAAGATCGGGATCATGGACGAGGAGAAGCGCACCTCGCTCAACCTCGCCGCCTGCATCGAGGCCGCGCAGGACCGGGTCATCTTCGTCAACACCGGCTTCCTCGACCGCACCGGCGACGAGATCCACACCGACTTCGAGGCCGGGCCGGTCGTGCGCAAGGACGACATGAAGTCGACGGCGTGGCTCACCGGCTACGAGGACCGCAACGTCGACGTCGCGCTGGCCGCGGGGTTCTCCCGCCAGGCGCAGGTCGGCAAGGGCATGTGGGCCAAGCCCGCCGCGATGGCCGCGATGCTGGAGCAGAAGGGCGCGCAGCCGCAGGCCGGCGCCAACTGCGCGTGGGTGCCCTCGCCCACCGCCGCGACCCTGCACGCGCTGCACTACCTGCGCACCGACGTGCACGCCCGCCAGGAGGAGCTCGCAGGCCGGACGACCGACCGTGCGCTGCTGCTGGAGGTCCCGGTCCTCGACGGCACGCTGTCCGAGGACGAGAAGCGCCACGAGCTGGAGACCAACGCGCAGTCGATCCTCGGCTACGTCGTGCGCTGGGTCGGCCTGGGCATCGGCTGCTCCACCGTGCCCGACCTCGAGGGCGTCGGGCTGATGGAGGACCGCGCCACCCTGCGGATCTCCAGCCAGCTCATCGCCAACTGGTTGCACCACGACCTCGTCACGGCCGAGCAGGTCCGCGAGACGTTCGCCCGGATGGCCGAGCTGGTCGACGAGCAGAACGACGGCGAGCCCGGCTACGCGCCGATGGCGAAGGACCTCGACGGCAGCCCCTCGTTCCAGGCCGCGCTCGACCTCGTGTTCTCCGGACGGGCGGAGCCCAACGGCTACACCGAGCGGGCCCTCACGACCTGGCGGCAGAAGGCGAAGGCCGGGGGCTGA
- a CDS encoding GNAT family N-acetyltransferase, producing the protein MELRPVPFDHPDALRLIAEVQAFYRERYGDEDTTPLDPSEFAAPRGFFLVGYVDGSAVASGGWRARDAGEDPELRDGDAELKRMYVSAEHRGRGYARAVLAELERTAAAAGRVRTVLETGTKQPEALALYAREGYEPMPNFGIYRCEPDSRCFAKPLRVTSMR; encoded by the coding sequence CTGGAGCTGCGCCCCGTCCCCTTCGACCATCCCGACGCCCTGCGCCTGATCGCGGAGGTCCAGGCCTTCTACCGCGAGCGCTACGGCGACGAGGACACCACGCCGCTCGACCCGTCGGAGTTCGCGGCGCCGCGCGGGTTCTTCCTCGTCGGCTACGTCGACGGATCGGCCGTCGCGAGTGGCGGGTGGCGGGCTCGCGACGCGGGCGAGGACCCGGAACTCCGCGACGGCGACGCGGAACTCAAGCGCATGTACGTCTCGGCGGAGCACCGCGGCCGCGGTTACGCCCGCGCCGTGCTGGCCGAGCTGGAGCGCACCGCGGCGGCGGCGGGCCGCGTCCGGACGGTCCTGGAGACCGGCACGAAGCAGCCCGAGGCCCTGGCCCTCTACGCGCGGGAGGGCTACGAGCCGATGCCGAACTTCGGCATCTACCGCTGCGAGCCCGACAGCCGCTGCTTCGCGAAGCCCCTGCGCGTGACGTCGATGCGCTGA